The following coding sequences lie in one Labrus bergylta chromosome 13, fLabBer1.1, whole genome shotgun sequence genomic window:
- the LOC109984380 gene encoding protocadherin-17 isoform X2: MRLSVPIFFLLWVKALTLKNLNYSVPEEQGPGTVIGNIAKDAGYGTMERGKKSNFRVLENSAPHLVDVDPESGLIFTKQRIDRETLCRRNPKCQLSMEVFANDKEICMIKIDIQDINDNSPSFPSDHVNIDISENAAAGTRFPLTIAHDSDSGENGIKTYQVTRDDYNTFSLDLKVRGDGTIYPELVVQRPLDREDQSHHTLLLTAIDGGEYPRSGSMQINVRVTDSNDNSPVFEKSSYVIEIAENSPQGKVLIDLNATDQDEGSNGQVIYSFTGYASDRIQDLFSIDPNTGVIKVQGEIDFEENPIIEFDVQAKDLGPNPIPGHCKITVKVLDKNDNSPIITFVSVRQGAISEAAPPESLIALVRVMDKDSGRNGQLQCRVLGNVPFRLQENNDNFYTLLTDRPLDREMKDEYNVTIVARDNGIPSLNYTKSFTVKILDENDNAPRFTKTVYMLQVPENNIPGEYLGSVLAHDPDVGRNGTVSYSILPSHIGDVSVYTYVSVNPTNGAIYASRSFNYEQTKSFEFKVLAKDGGSPHMESTSTVRVNVLDVNDNLPVIILPILLNDTAEIPVPRNVGIGYIIATVKAVDHDHGESGHLTYEITEGNDDHLFEMDPVGGEVRTTHALWEEVAPVVELVVKVTDHGKPPLSAVAKLIIKANTETAAGGGSSAGGEQQHWDVSLPLIVTLCIISVMLLAVMTAIAVKSKHQDKEAGNYNCRMAEYSNPPVGKGKKKRINKSDIMLVQSEMEERDSASRMNVTENFPSEPNYTGSRQPFVQSSTFKDAERASLRDSGHGDSDQADSDQDTNKGSHCDTSAREALKMKATAVNGQPFEQEQDKSVHCTDECRALGHSDRCWMPKLRVGSQADSADNRTNLFIPVGMDAMVETEIYGTISCSSRKTLSTFGKEQRDSTILVANVKPYLKSQRALSPPLQESPSASSSPTKSSLPLDLASQEFKEERDGGSDSSAYGPPDGQCSPLHTELEEPSYLTCELRPKSLSSSLIHSSVISQECGGSDCALDPRDSGN; this comes from the exons ATGCGTCTCTCTGTAcccattttctttctgctgtgGGTTAAAGCCCTCACATTGAAAAATCTCAATTATTCCGTCCCGGAGGAGCAAGGACCTGGCACTGTTATAGGTAATATAGCAAAAGATGCCGGATATGGGACTATGGAGCGAGGGAAGAAATCCAACTTCAGAGTGCTGGAGAATTCTGCACCACATCTGGTGGATGTTGACCCGGAGAGTGGACTTATCTTCACCAAACAAAGGATTGACAGGGAGACGTTATGCAGGCGCAACCCAAAGTGTCAGCTCTCCATGGAGGTGTTTGCCAATGACAAGGAAATATGTATGATCAAGATTGATATACAGGACATAAATGACAACTCACCCAGCTTTCCCTCAGATCATGTTAATATTGATATTTCTGAAAATGCAGCTGCTGGGACTCGCTTCCCTCTTACTATTGCACATGACTCAGATTCTGGGGAAAATGGGATAAAGACATACCAGGTCACAAGAGATGATTACAACACATTTTCTCTGGATTTAAAAGTGAGGGGTGATGGGACTATATATCCAGAGCTGGTGGTACAGAGACCTCTGGATAGGGAGGATCAGAGCCACCACACTCTCCTTCTCACAGCCATTGATGGAGGGGAGTATCCAAGATCAGGCTCCATGCAAATCAACGTCAGAGTGACTGATTCAAATGACAACAGCCCAGTTTTTGAAAAATCCTCCTATGTGATTGAGATCgcagagaattcacctcaaggAAAAGTACTCATAGATTTAAACGCCACTGATCAAGACGAGGGAAGCAACGGGCAAGTGATATATTCCTTTACTGGATATGCATCTGATAGAATCCAGGATCTATTCTCCATTGACCCCAATACAGGCGTCATCAAGGTCCAGGGAGAAATTGACTTTGAAGAAAATCCAATCATAGAGTTTGATGTGCAGGCGAAGGATCTTGGGCCCAACCCAATACCAGGccactgtaaaataactgtaaaaGTGCTTGACAAAAATGACAACTCGCCAATAATAACTTTTGTTTCAGTGCGGCAGGGAGCCATCAGTGAAGCTGCTCCCCCTGAATCTCTCATAGCACTTGTGAGAGTGATGGATAAAGACTCTGgccgaaatggtcaacttcagTGCAGGGTGCTGGGAAACGTACCCTTCAGGCTGCAAGAAAACAATGATAATTTCTACACTCTGCTCACAGACAGGCCTCTGGACAGGGAAATGAAGGATGAGTACAATGTAACAATAGTGGCCCGAGATAATGGGATCCCTTCTTTGAACTACACTAAGTCTTTTACTGTGAAGATTTTGGATGAGAATGACAACGCACCACGATTTACAAAGACAGTGTACATGCTACAGGTGCCTGAGAACAACATCCCAGGGGAGTATTTGGGTTCTGTTCTGGCCCACGACCCAGACGTGGGTCGAAATGGAACAGTCTCTTATTCCATTCTGCCATCACATATCGGAGATGTTTCAGTGTACACGTACGTCTCTGTTAACCCCACCAATGGAGCCATATATGCCTCAAGGTCTTTTAACTACGAGCAAACAAAATCCTTTGAGTTTAAAGTTCTAGCTAAAGATGGAGGATCTCCACACATGGAAAGTACTTCCACAGTCAGGGTCAATGTCCTCGATGTCAACGACAATCTCCCAGTTATCATTTTACCAATCCTGCTGAATGATACAGCTGAAATCCCAGTGCCTCGAAACGTAGGTATTGGATACATCATAGCCACGGTTAAAGCGGTGGACCATGACCACGGAGAGAGTGGCCACCTGACCTACGAGATCACAGAAGGAAATGACGACCACCTGTTTGAGATGGATCCAGTGGGAGGGGAGGTCAGAACTACCCATGCTCTATGGGAGGAGGTCGCCCCCGTGGTTGAGCTGGTGGTGAAGGTAACTGACCATGGCAAGCCCCCCTTATCTGCCGTGGCTAAGCTGATCATTAAGGCGAACACAGAGACGGCAGCAGGAGGGGGTTCCAGCGCGGGCGGGGAGCAGCAGCACTGGGATGTATCCCTGCCCCTCATAGTTACCCTCTGCATTATCTCTGTCATGCTCTTAGCAGTCATGACCGCCATCGCTGTCAAGTCCAAGCATCAAGATAAGGAGGCTGGGAATTATAACTGCCGCATGGCTGAGTACTCCAATCCTCCAGTGGGGaaaggcaaaaagaaaaggatCAACAAGAGTGACATCATGCTGGTGCAGAgtgagatggaggagagagattCGGCCAGCCGGATGAACGTG ACGGAAAATTTCCCCTCGGAACCCAATTATACTGGCAGCAGGCAGCCATTTGTTCAAAG CTCAACATTTAAGGATGCAGAACGAGCAAGCCTCCGAGACAGTGGCCATGGTGATAGTGACCAGGCTGATAGTGACCAGGATACTAATAAAGGCTCACACTGCGACACGTCTGCAAGGGAGGCCCTCAAGATGAAAGCAACAGCAGTTAATGGCCAGCCTTTTGAGCAGG AGCAAGACAAATCAGTCCACTGTACCGATGAATGTCGTGCACTGGGACACTCTGACAGATGCTGGATGCCAAAGTTACGGGTAGGAAGCCAAGCAGACAGCGCCGATAATCGTACCAACCTTTTCATCCCTGTGGGAATGGATGCCATGGTAGAGACAGAGATTTATGGCACcatcagctgcagcagcagaaaaaccCTCAGCACGTTTGGAAAGGAGCAGCGGGACAGTACAATCCTCGTGGCCAATGTCAAACCTTACTTAAAATCGCAGCGTGCGCTGAGCCCACCGCTACAGGAGAGTCCATCTGCATCCAGTAGTCCCACCAAGAGTAGTTTGCCCCTGGACTTGGCCAGCcaagagttcaaagaggagaGGGACGGGGGCTCAGACAGCAGTGCCTATGGCCCTCCAGATGGTCAGTGCTCCCCGCTGCACACTGAATTGGAGGAGCCCTCCTACCTGACCTGTGAGCTCAGGCCTAAGTCTCTGTCAAGCAGCCTCATTCACAGCTCCGTCATCAGCCAGGAGTGTGGGGGGTCAGATTGTGCCCTTGACCCACGGGACTCTGGCAACTGA
- the LOC109984380 gene encoding protocadherin-17 isoform X1 encodes MRLSVPIFFLLWVKALTLKNLNYSVPEEQGPGTVIGNIAKDAGYGTMERGKKSNFRVLENSAPHLVDVDPESGLIFTKQRIDRETLCRRNPKCQLSMEVFANDKEICMIKIDIQDINDNSPSFPSDHVNIDISENAAAGTRFPLTIAHDSDSGENGIKTYQVTRDDYNTFSLDLKVRGDGTIYPELVVQRPLDREDQSHHTLLLTAIDGGEYPRSGSMQINVRVTDSNDNSPVFEKSSYVIEIAENSPQGKVLIDLNATDQDEGSNGQVIYSFTGYASDRIQDLFSIDPNTGVIKVQGEIDFEENPIIEFDVQAKDLGPNPIPGHCKITVKVLDKNDNSPIITFVSVRQGAISEAAPPESLIALVRVMDKDSGRNGQLQCRVLGNVPFRLQENNDNFYTLLTDRPLDREMKDEYNVTIVARDNGIPSLNYTKSFTVKILDENDNAPRFTKTVYMLQVPENNIPGEYLGSVLAHDPDVGRNGTVSYSILPSHIGDVSVYTYVSVNPTNGAIYASRSFNYEQTKSFEFKVLAKDGGSPHMESTSTVRVNVLDVNDNLPVIILPILLNDTAEIPVPRNVGIGYIIATVKAVDHDHGESGHLTYEITEGNDDHLFEMDPVGGEVRTTHALWEEVAPVVELVVKVTDHGKPPLSAVAKLIIKANTETAAGGGSSAGGEQQHWDVSLPLIVTLCIISVMLLAVMTAIAVKSKHQDKEAGNYNCRMAEYSNPPVGKGKKKRINKSDIMLVQSEMEERDSASRMNVVSSPSLITSPICFDYQSPLPLTLPRSEVMYLKTTPNSLTVPRAGCHSSFAGLSTDTPANRMSVIQTENFPSEPNYTGSRQPFVQSSTFKDAERASLRDSGHGDSDQADSDQDTNKGSHCDTSAREALKMKATAVNGQPFEQEQDKSVHCTDECRALGHSDRCWMPKLRVGSQADSADNRTNLFIPVGMDAMVETEIYGTISCSSRKTLSTFGKEQRDSTILVANVKPYLKSQRALSPPLQESPSASSSPTKSSLPLDLASQEFKEERDGGSDSSAYGPPDGQCSPLHTELEEPSYLTCELRPKSLSSSLIHSSVISQECGGSDCALDPRDSGN; translated from the exons ATGCGTCTCTCTGTAcccattttctttctgctgtgGGTTAAAGCCCTCACATTGAAAAATCTCAATTATTCCGTCCCGGAGGAGCAAGGACCTGGCACTGTTATAGGTAATATAGCAAAAGATGCCGGATATGGGACTATGGAGCGAGGGAAGAAATCCAACTTCAGAGTGCTGGAGAATTCTGCACCACATCTGGTGGATGTTGACCCGGAGAGTGGACTTATCTTCACCAAACAAAGGATTGACAGGGAGACGTTATGCAGGCGCAACCCAAAGTGTCAGCTCTCCATGGAGGTGTTTGCCAATGACAAGGAAATATGTATGATCAAGATTGATATACAGGACATAAATGACAACTCACCCAGCTTTCCCTCAGATCATGTTAATATTGATATTTCTGAAAATGCAGCTGCTGGGACTCGCTTCCCTCTTACTATTGCACATGACTCAGATTCTGGGGAAAATGGGATAAAGACATACCAGGTCACAAGAGATGATTACAACACATTTTCTCTGGATTTAAAAGTGAGGGGTGATGGGACTATATATCCAGAGCTGGTGGTACAGAGACCTCTGGATAGGGAGGATCAGAGCCACCACACTCTCCTTCTCACAGCCATTGATGGAGGGGAGTATCCAAGATCAGGCTCCATGCAAATCAACGTCAGAGTGACTGATTCAAATGACAACAGCCCAGTTTTTGAAAAATCCTCCTATGTGATTGAGATCgcagagaattcacctcaaggAAAAGTACTCATAGATTTAAACGCCACTGATCAAGACGAGGGAAGCAACGGGCAAGTGATATATTCCTTTACTGGATATGCATCTGATAGAATCCAGGATCTATTCTCCATTGACCCCAATACAGGCGTCATCAAGGTCCAGGGAGAAATTGACTTTGAAGAAAATCCAATCATAGAGTTTGATGTGCAGGCGAAGGATCTTGGGCCCAACCCAATACCAGGccactgtaaaataactgtaaaaGTGCTTGACAAAAATGACAACTCGCCAATAATAACTTTTGTTTCAGTGCGGCAGGGAGCCATCAGTGAAGCTGCTCCCCCTGAATCTCTCATAGCACTTGTGAGAGTGATGGATAAAGACTCTGgccgaaatggtcaacttcagTGCAGGGTGCTGGGAAACGTACCCTTCAGGCTGCAAGAAAACAATGATAATTTCTACACTCTGCTCACAGACAGGCCTCTGGACAGGGAAATGAAGGATGAGTACAATGTAACAATAGTGGCCCGAGATAATGGGATCCCTTCTTTGAACTACACTAAGTCTTTTACTGTGAAGATTTTGGATGAGAATGACAACGCACCACGATTTACAAAGACAGTGTACATGCTACAGGTGCCTGAGAACAACATCCCAGGGGAGTATTTGGGTTCTGTTCTGGCCCACGACCCAGACGTGGGTCGAAATGGAACAGTCTCTTATTCCATTCTGCCATCACATATCGGAGATGTTTCAGTGTACACGTACGTCTCTGTTAACCCCACCAATGGAGCCATATATGCCTCAAGGTCTTTTAACTACGAGCAAACAAAATCCTTTGAGTTTAAAGTTCTAGCTAAAGATGGAGGATCTCCACACATGGAAAGTACTTCCACAGTCAGGGTCAATGTCCTCGATGTCAACGACAATCTCCCAGTTATCATTTTACCAATCCTGCTGAATGATACAGCTGAAATCCCAGTGCCTCGAAACGTAGGTATTGGATACATCATAGCCACGGTTAAAGCGGTGGACCATGACCACGGAGAGAGTGGCCACCTGACCTACGAGATCACAGAAGGAAATGACGACCACCTGTTTGAGATGGATCCAGTGGGAGGGGAGGTCAGAACTACCCATGCTCTATGGGAGGAGGTCGCCCCCGTGGTTGAGCTGGTGGTGAAGGTAACTGACCATGGCAAGCCCCCCTTATCTGCCGTGGCTAAGCTGATCATTAAGGCGAACACAGAGACGGCAGCAGGAGGGGGTTCCAGCGCGGGCGGGGAGCAGCAGCACTGGGATGTATCCCTGCCCCTCATAGTTACCCTCTGCATTATCTCTGTCATGCTCTTAGCAGTCATGACCGCCATCGCTGTCAAGTCCAAGCATCAAGATAAGGAGGCTGGGAATTATAACTGCCGCATGGCTGAGTACTCCAATCCTCCAGTGGGGaaaggcaaaaagaaaaggatCAACAAGAGTGACATCATGCTGGTGCAGAgtgagatggaggagagagattCGGCCAGCCGGATGAACGTGGTGAGCAGCCCTTCGCTCATCACATCACCAATATGTTTTGACTACCAGAGTCCTCTACCACTCACGCTGcccaggtcagaggtcatgtaCCTGAAAACCACCCCAAACAGCCTGACAGTCCCCAGGGCAGGCTGCCACTCCAGCTTTGCCGGGCTTAGCACAGACACTCCAGCGAATAGGATGTCAGTGATACAG ACGGAAAATTTCCCCTCGGAACCCAATTATACTGGCAGCAGGCAGCCATTTGTTCAAAG CTCAACATTTAAGGATGCAGAACGAGCAAGCCTCCGAGACAGTGGCCATGGTGATAGTGACCAGGCTGATAGTGACCAGGATACTAATAAAGGCTCACACTGCGACACGTCTGCAAGGGAGGCCCTCAAGATGAAAGCAACAGCAGTTAATGGCCAGCCTTTTGAGCAGG AGCAAGACAAATCAGTCCACTGTACCGATGAATGTCGTGCACTGGGACACTCTGACAGATGCTGGATGCCAAAGTTACGGGTAGGAAGCCAAGCAGACAGCGCCGATAATCGTACCAACCTTTTCATCCCTGTGGGAATGGATGCCATGGTAGAGACAGAGATTTATGGCACcatcagctgcagcagcagaaaaaccCTCAGCACGTTTGGAAAGGAGCAGCGGGACAGTACAATCCTCGTGGCCAATGTCAAACCTTACTTAAAATCGCAGCGTGCGCTGAGCCCACCGCTACAGGAGAGTCCATCTGCATCCAGTAGTCCCACCAAGAGTAGTTTGCCCCTGGACTTGGCCAGCcaagagttcaaagaggagaGGGACGGGGGCTCAGACAGCAGTGCCTATGGCCCTCCAGATGGTCAGTGCTCCCCGCTGCACACTGAATTGGAGGAGCCCTCCTACCTGACCTGTGAGCTCAGGCCTAAGTCTCTGTCAAGCAGCCTCATTCACAGCTCCGTCATCAGCCAGGAGTGTGGGGGGTCAGATTGTGCCCTTGACCCACGGGACTCTGGCAACTGA